In Ischnura elegans chromosome 9, ioIscEleg1.1, whole genome shotgun sequence, the following proteins share a genomic window:
- the LOC124165070 gene encoding alpha-crystallin A chain-like: MSRYAMALRPFFARHPWTTSRGPLQIFDQNFGLGMDMDDLFQPILPFPTLYYDRPWRHLAGADSGTSSVGMDKDGFKIMMDVQHFKPEEITVKQVEDCVVVEGKHEETEDEHGFVSRHFVRRYTLPQGVDHQALNSTLSSDGVLIITAPKVEKMDEGNTRTIPIAQTGTPAIKDAAKKKSNK, encoded by the exons ATGTCTAGGTACGCAATGGCTCTCCGTCCATTCTTCGCCCGTCATCCATGGACCACGTCCAGGGGTCCCTTGCAGATTTTCGACCAGAATTTCGGGCTCGGCATGGACATGGACGATCTCTTCCAGCCAATCCTCCCCTTCCCCACTCTCTACTACGACCGCCCGTGGCGCCATCTTGCGGGCGCCGACAGCGGCACCTCCAGCGTCGGCATGGACAAGGATGGCTTCAAGATCATGATGGACGTGCAGCACTTTAAGCCGGAGGAGATCACGGTGAAGCAGGTGGAGGATTGCGTGGTGGTTGAGGGGAAGCACGAGGAGACGGAGGACGAGCATGGCTTCGTCTCCAGACACTTCGTGAGGCGATATACGCTCCCTCAAGGCGTCGATCACCAAGCACTCAACTCCACCCTCAGCTCCGACGGCGTCCTCATCATCACAGCACCAAAG gtGGAAAAGATGGATGAGGGAAATACACGTACGATTCCAATTGCGCAAACGGGGACTCCGGCCATCAAAGATGCTGCCAAGAAGAAGAGCAACAAGTGA
- the LOC124165073 gene encoding protein lethal(2)essential for life-like isoform X1, which translates to MSRHAMVFRPWFADNPWAPAPSHLFDQHFGVGMHMDDLFQPPYIPYHAPPTHHRPWRQLPRADDSRGAMDKDGFKIVVDVQHFKLGEITVKQEEDSVVVEGKHEETEDEHGFVSRHFLRRYTLPQGVDHQALNSTLSSDGVLTITAPKVKKTPEDNVRTVKIQQTGKPAIKKAEMRG; encoded by the exons ATGTCTCGACACGCAATGGTTTTTCGACCGTGGTTCGCTGACAACCCTTGGGCTCCTGCTCCCTCTCATCTCTTTGACCAGCACTTTGGTGTAGGCATGCACATGGACGACCTCTTCCAGCCGCCCTACATTCCCTACCATGCTCCGCCAACCCACCACCGACCGTGGCGACAACTCCCGCGTGCCGACGACAGCAGAGGTGCGATGGACAAAGATGGCTTCAAGATCGTGGTGGACGTGCAGCACTTTAAGTTGGGCGAAATCACGGTGAAGCAGGAGGAGGATAGCGTGGTGGTTGAGGGGAAGCACGAGGAGACGGAGGACGAGCATGGCTTCGTGTCCAGACACTTCCTGAGGCGATATACGCTCCCTCAAGGCGTCGATCACCAAGCACTCAACTCCACCCTAAGCTCCGACGGCGTCCTCACCATCACAGCACCAAAG GTTAAAAAAACGCCAGAGGACAATGTGCGGACAGTGAAAATCCAGCAAACGGGAAAGCCAGCCATCAAGAAAGCTGAGATGAGAGGTTAG
- the LOC124165073 gene encoding alpha-crystallin A chain-like isoform X2 → MYQHAMAFRPWFAYNPWAPAPSQLFDQHFGVGMHMDDLFQPPYIPYHGPPTYHRPWRHLPRADDSRGAMDKDGYKIVVDVQHFKPEEITVTQEEDSVVVEGKHEETEDEHGFVSRHFLRRYTLPQGVDHQALNSTLSSDGVLTITAPKVKKTQEDNVRTVKIQQTEKPVLKSAEKRG, encoded by the exons ATGTATCAACACGCAATGGCTTTTCGACCGTGGTTCGCTTACAACCCTTGGGCTCCTGCCCCCTCTCAGCTCTTCGACCAGCACTTTGGTGTAGGCATGCACATGGACGACCTCTTCCAGCCGCCCTACATTCCCTACCACGGTCCGCCAACCTACCACCGACCGTGGCGACACCTCCCGCGTGCCGACGACAGCAGAGGTGCGATGGACAAAGATGGCTACAAGATCGTGGTGGACGTGCAGCACTTTAAACCGGAGGAGATCACGGTGACGCAGGAGGAGGACAGCGTGGTGGTTGAGGGGAAGCACGAGGAGACGGAGGACGAGCATGGCTTCGTCTCCAGACACTTCCTGAGACGATATACGCTCCCTCAAGGCGTCGATCACCAAGCACTCAATTCCACCCTAAGCTCCGACGGCGTCCTCACCATTACAGCACCAAAG GTTAAAAAAACGCAAGAGGACAATGTGCGGACGGTGAAAATCCAGCAAACGGAAAAGCCAGTCCTCAAGTCTGCTGAGAAGAGAGGTTAG
- the LOC124165074 gene encoding alpha-crystallin A chain-like, protein MTLRPMIATNSTPTPTSPFETFDQLFGSSFNDCLRTRIMPPTLDFHEPWGKISSEYSGTSSVTMDEDGFKIVMDVQHFKPEEITVKQVDDSVVVEGKHEETKDEHGFVSRHFLRRYTLPQGVDHQALNSTLRRSHHHSTKGRACGRGECSHYTD, encoded by the exons ATGACCCTTCGACCAATGATTGCCACCaactccacccccacccccacgAGTCCCTTTGAGACCTTCGATCAGCTCTTTGGGTCCAGCTTCAACGACTGCTTACGGACGAGAATCATGCCTCCTACCCTTGACTTCCACGAACCATGGGGCAAAATCTCTAGCGAGTACAGTGGCACGTCGAGCGTGACCATGGACGAGGATGGCTTCAAGATCGTGATGGACGTGCAGCATTTTAAGCCGGAGGAGATCACGGTGAAGCAGGTGGATGACAGCGTGGTGGTTGAGGGGAAGCACGAGGAGACGAAGGACGAGCACGGCTTCGTCTCCAGACACTTCCTGAGGCGATATACGCTTCCTCAAGGCGTCGATCACCAAGCACTCAACTCCACCCTCAGGCGTTCTCACCATCACAGCACCAAAG GTAGAGCATGTGGAAGAGGAGAATGCTCGCACTATACAGATTGA